One window of the Eucalyptus grandis isolate ANBG69807.140 chromosome 6, ASM1654582v1, whole genome shotgun sequence genome contains the following:
- the LOC104450612 gene encoding LOW QUALITY PROTEIN: uncharacterized protein LOC104450612 (The sequence of the model RefSeq protein was modified relative to this genomic sequence to represent the inferred CDS: deleted 1 base in 1 codon), translating into MALQLRSRRKPLPSPSLIRFFSSEKPDPDAESPRPNFAPGDADSRPQPSAEPPSLSNYLNKVKARLRQQQRSSMNRPSLSSPFPASNAPKEEILKNLSEFRRRSAAPGPADSNARPVTFQELYNRNVVGRKGEANPGGGPEGGPAKPGEKVSMEPFRESLRQMQFSQKTGSDALPKRGDPMPLSRFRDALRMRPGLEGSGSGSGSSTMGIGGGENLPLSVFGKEMRERKEGEGKESSGRSKTEFLKSYSYTDLGAKLKTLRPESAAKGGDGKGWFSLGELNERLVKLREMEDSQTGEAFYRDLRISLGRIKSSDDERMKKTSFQRLHALGQLGGTPDFMLQPPKEHLVEKYFHPDNMSSAEKLKIQLAQVREEFKMSESDCGSARVQVAQLTTKIKHLAQALHKKDKHSRKGLQAMVQRRKTLLKYLRRTDWDSYCLVLSKLGLRDNPDYKHA; encoded by the exons ATGGCTCTCCAGCTAAGGAGCAGGCGGAAACCGCTCCCGAGCCCTTCCCTCATTCGCTTCTTCTCCTCCGAAAAGCCAGACCCAGACGCCGAATCGCCTCGACCCAACTTCGCTCCCGGCGACGCCGACTCAAGGCCGCAGCCGTCGGCGGagcctccctccctctccaaTTACCTGAACAAGGTCAAGGCCAGGCTAagacagcagcagc gcagcagcatgaACAGGCCCTCTCTCTCGTCCCCGTTCCCCGCCTCGAATGCGCCGAAGGAGGAAATCTTGAAGAACCTCTCCGAGTTCCGTCGCCGGTCCGCGGCGCCGGGTCCCGCGGACTCCAACGCCCGGCCCGTCACTTTCCAGGAGCTGTACAACCGCAATGTGGTAGGGAGGAAAGGGGAGGCTAATCCGGGCGGTGGTCCCGAGGGAGGGCCCGCGAAGCCGGGCGAGAAGGTCTCCATGGAACCGTTCCGCGAGAGCCTGAGGCAGATGCAGTTCAGTCAGAAAACCGGTTCCGACGCCCTCCCGAAGAGGGGGGACCCGATGCCGCTCTCGCGGTTTAGGGATGCTCTGAGGATGAGGCCCGGGCTGGAaggctcgggctcgggctcgggctccAGCACCATGGGTATTGGAGGCGGCGAGAATTTGCCGCTGTCGGTGTTTGGGAAGGAGATgagggagaggaaggaaggggaagggaaggAGAGCAGCGGCAGGTCCAAAACGGAGTTCTTGAAGTCGTATAGTTATACTGATTTGGGAGCGAAGTTGAAGACGTTGAGGCCGGAGAGCGCGGCGAAAGGTGGAGACGGAAAGGGGTGGTTTTCACTGGGGGAGTTGAACGAGAGGTTGGTGAAGTTGAGGGAGATGGAGGACTCGCAGACTGGAGAGGCCTTTTACAGGGATTTGAGGATAAGTTTGGGCAGAATTAAAAGTTCTGATGATGAGAGGATGAAGAAGACGTCGT tCCAGAGACTACATGCATTAGGACAGTTAGGAGGAACTCCAGACTTCATGCTGCAGCCTCCAAAGGAACATTTAGTTGAAAAG TACTTCCATCCAGATAACATGTCTTCTGCAGAAAAACTGAAGATTCAGCTTGCACAAGTGAGGGAGGAGTTTAAAATGTCAGAGTCAGACTGTGGATCTGCACGTGTGCAAG TGGCGCAGCTGACGACAAAGATAAAGCATTTAGCTCAAGCCTTACACAAAAAG GATAAGCATTCTCGAAAGGGGCTTCAAGCAATGGTGCAGCGAAGGAAGACGCTCTTGAAGTATTTGCGAAGGACAGACTGGGATTCATACTGCCTGGTTCTCTCTAAGCTTGGTCTGCGTGACAACCCAGATTACAAGCATGCATGA